A single Crateriforma conspicua DNA region contains:
- the rpoB gene encoding DNA-directed RNA polymerase subunit beta produces the protein MATTSKRRLEPTEIRKFGTGLGSFELPDLTALQTASYADFLQEEVEPQKRKDFGLESVLREIFPIESYDGNTTLEYLYYELGKPRYTSQECRQLRLTYGRPLRIWLRLNREEPHEEEVYLGDLPIMMGGGEFIINGAERVVVSQLHRSPGVDFVLEQDTTTDRKLPSCRVIPERGSWIEVNVTKKDSLTVRIDQSGKFAATTLLRAMDPRLSTDADLLNAFYETYTEKLDSSSAEKIEGRIAVDDIVYPRGHERAGEIFVEAGHRISKDVAEKIVTAEVKSVELMNAPKVPLIFNTLGEDNTASHEEALLRIYQRLRPGNPPQLEKAKTLFDEKFYDSNRYRLGKVGRFRLNRKLDLGVAESEMTLRPDDMIAAIRYLIDLFDPDTGAEIDDIDHLGNRRLRTIDELACEELRKGFLKLRRTVQERMSVKDAQDMTPRSLINPKSVSAAIDYFFGRGELSQVVDQTNPLSQLTHERRLSALGPGGLNRKRAGFEVRDVHISHYGRICPIETPEGTNIGLISSLAIFAGVDDYGFLVTPYRKVDEGKVTDDVVWLRADEESESYVAPADTEVKDGALVPGPNMIARFRSDFEIVQPTQVHYMDVAPAQMVGVSAGLIPFLEHDDANRALMGSNMQRQAVPLLVAEPPIVGTGMEREVAKNSSMVIRARRAGKVTRADATRIEIGSDHYELKKYQGLNERTCQNQKPLVTVGDKVEKGQIIADGAATRNGELALGRNVLVGFMSFEGFNYEDAIIISEELVRNDTYTSIHIEDFDVEIRETKLGREEFTRDIPNVSEKALAALDESGIVQVGTYVKPGDILVGKVSPKSKTELTPEEKLLHAIFGRAGEDVKNDSLEVPSGIEGIVIDTQKFSRRMSLSDEERKAFERELKETETTGNAEIASTFESFIRDLEEAAGKKLKDTTGTPLADGQDPKFVAERANVFRIDHAMDQVEDEEKKQAVHQVYKNQWGNVENALDNRDRKLNSMKRGDELRSGVLQMVKVYIATKRCISVGDKMAGRHGNKGVIAKILPIEDMPFLPDGTPIQIMLNPLGVPSRMNVGQILETHLGWAGAKMGFQAITPVFDGASEEDINQVLADAELPAHGKVRLRDGRTGEPMEQETTVGYIYMLKLHHLVDDKVHARSTGPYSLITQQPLGGKARFGGQRFGEMEVWALEAYGAAYILQELLTVKSDDVEGRTKIYESMVKGENTLEAGTPASFDVLTNEIRGLALNMQLEKRPI, from the coding sequence ATGGCAACGACCAGCAAGCGACGCCTGGAACCGACCGAAATTCGCAAGTTTGGCACCGGCCTTGGAAGCTTCGAACTGCCAGATTTGACGGCCCTGCAGACCGCCTCGTACGCGGATTTCTTGCAGGAGGAAGTGGAGCCGCAAAAGCGAAAGGATTTCGGCCTGGAAAGTGTGCTTCGTGAAATCTTTCCGATCGAAAGTTACGACGGAAACACGACGCTGGAATACCTGTACTACGAACTGGGCAAGCCCCGCTACACCAGTCAGGAATGTCGCCAGTTGCGACTGACCTATGGCCGTCCGCTGCGGATTTGGCTGCGGCTGAATCGTGAAGAGCCGCACGAGGAAGAGGTCTATCTGGGCGACCTGCCGATCATGATGGGCGGCGGTGAATTCATCATCAACGGTGCCGAGCGTGTTGTCGTCAGCCAGTTGCACCGCAGTCCCGGTGTCGACTTTGTCTTGGAACAGGACACGACGACCGACCGTAAATTGCCCAGTTGCCGTGTGATCCCCGAACGTGGTTCGTGGATCGAAGTCAACGTGACCAAAAAGGATTCGTTGACCGTCCGGATCGACCAGAGTGGTAAGTTTGCGGCGACCACGTTGCTGCGTGCGATGGACCCGCGTTTGTCGACCGACGCGGACCTGCTGAACGCGTTCTACGAAACCTACACCGAAAAGCTGGACAGCAGTTCGGCCGAAAAGATCGAGGGCCGTATCGCCGTCGACGACATCGTGTACCCCCGTGGTCACGAACGTGCCGGTGAAATCTTTGTCGAAGCCGGTCACCGGATCAGCAAGGACGTCGCCGAGAAGATCGTCACCGCGGAGGTGAAGTCGGTCGAGTTGATGAATGCCCCCAAGGTGCCATTGATCTTCAATACCTTGGGTGAAGACAACACCGCCAGCCACGAAGAAGCGTTGCTGCGGATCTATCAGCGTCTGCGTCCGGGTAACCCGCCGCAGCTGGAAAAGGCCAAGACGCTGTTCGATGAAAAGTTCTACGACAGCAACCGTTATCGCTTGGGCAAGGTCGGTCGGTTCCGCTTGAATCGCAAGCTGGATTTGGGCGTCGCCGAGTCGGAAATGACGCTGCGTCCGGACGACATGATCGCCGCGATCCGCTACCTGATCGACTTGTTCGATCCGGACACCGGTGCGGAGATCGATGACATTGACCACTTGGGCAACCGTCGTCTGCGAACGATCGACGAATTGGCCTGCGAAGAACTCCGCAAGGGCTTCCTGAAGCTGCGACGGACCGTCCAGGAACGGATGAGTGTCAAGGACGCCCAGGACATGACCCCGCGTTCGCTGATCAACCCCAAGAGCGTTTCGGCGGCGATCGATTACTTCTTCGGCCGTGGCGAACTTTCACAGGTCGTTGACCAGACCAACCCGTTGTCACAGTTGACTCACGAGCGACGTTTGTCGGCGTTGGGTCCGGGCGGTTTGAACCGGAAACGGGCGGGCTTCGAAGTCCGGGACGTCCACATTTCTCACTACGGTCGAATCTGTCCGATTGAAACGCCGGAAGGCACGAACATCGGTCTGATCAGTTCGTTGGCGATTTTTGCCGGTGTCGATGATTACGGTTTCTTGGTCACGCCCTATCGCAAGGTCGACGAAGGAAAGGTCACCGACGACGTCGTTTGGCTGCGTGCCGACGAAGAAAGCGAATCTTACGTCGCGCCGGCCGATACCGAGGTCAAGGACGGTGCGTTGGTGCCGGGGCCGAACATGATCGCCCGCTTCCGCAGCGACTTTGAAATCGTCCAACCGACCCAGGTCCACTACATGGACGTCGCGCCGGCCCAGATGGTCGGTGTGTCGGCCGGTCTGATTCCTTTCCTGGAACACGACGACGCGAACCGCGCGTTGATGGGTTCGAACATGCAGCGGCAAGCCGTGCCTCTGTTGGTCGCCGAACCACCGATCGTCGGAACCGGGATGGAACGAGAAGTTGCCAAGAACAGTTCGATGGTCATCCGGGCTCGGCGAGCCGGGAAGGTCACCCGCGCCGATGCGACCCGCATCGAGATCGGTAGCGACCATTACGAGCTGAAGAAGTACCAGGGCTTGAACGAGCGGACCTGCCAAAACCAAAAGCCGCTGGTCACGGTCGGTGACAAGGTCGAAAAAGGCCAAATCATTGCCGACGGTGCCGCCACCCGGAATGGTGAATTGGCGCTCGGCCGAAACGTCTTGGTCGGGTTCATGTCGTTCGAAGGCTTCAATTACGAAGACGCGATCATCATCAGCGAAGAACTGGTTCGCAACGACACCTACACGTCGATCCACATCGAAGACTTCGACGTGGAAATTCGCGAAACCAAGCTGGGTCGCGAAGAATTTACTCGCGATATTCCCAACGTTTCCGAAAAAGCGTTGGCCGCGTTGGACGAAAGCGGCATCGTTCAGGTCGGAACCTATGTGAAGCCGGGCGACATCCTGGTCGGCAAGGTATCACCGAAGTCCAAGACCGAATTGACGCCGGAAGAAAAGCTGTTGCACGCGATCTTTGGTCGTGCCGGTGAAGACGTGAAGAACGATTCGCTGGAAGTCCCCTCGGGGATCGAAGGGATCGTCATCGACACCCAGAAGTTCTCGCGTCGAATGAGTCTGTCGGACGAAGAACGCAAGGCGTTCGAGCGTGAACTGAAAGAAACCGAAACGACGGGCAACGCGGAAATCGCCAGCACGTTCGAATCGTTCATTCGCGACTTGGAAGAAGCGGCCGGCAAGAAGCTGAAGGACACCACCGGGACCCCGTTGGCCGACGGCCAGGATCCCAAGTTCGTCGCCGAGCGGGCCAACGTGTTCCGCATCGACCACGCCATGGACCAGGTCGAAGACGAGGAAAAGAAGCAAGCCGTCCACCAGGTTTACAAGAACCAGTGGGGGAACGTCGAAAACGCGTTGGATAACCGCGACCGCAAGCTGAACAGCATGAAGCGTGGCGATGAACTTCGCAGCGGCGTGTTGCAAATGGTCAAGGTTTACATCGCGACCAAGCGTTGCATCAGCGTCGGCGACAAGATGGCCGGTCGTCACGGAAACAAAGGGGTGATCGCCAAGATCTTGCCGATCGAAGACATGCCCTTCCTGCCCGACGGCACGCCGATCCAAATCATGTTGAACCCGCTGGGTGTTCCCAGCCGGATGAACGTGGGACAGATTTTGGAAACTCACTTGGGCTGGGCCGGTGCCAAGATGGGCTTCCAAGCGATCACGCCGGTGTTCGACGGTGCCAGCGAAGAAGACATCAACCAGGTGTTGGCTGACGCGGAATTGCCCGCCCACGGAAAGGTTCGACTGCGTGACGGTCGCACCGGTGAACCGATGGAGCAGGAAACCACGGTGGGTTACATCTACATGTTGAAGCTGCACCACTTGGTCGACGACAAGGTTCACGCACGTTCCACGGGCCCGTATTCGTTGATCACCCAACAACCGCTGGGCGGCAAGGCTCGCTTCGGCGGACAACGGTTCGGGGAAATGGAAGTCTGGGCACTGGAAGCTTACGGTGCCGCTTACATCCTGCAGGAACTGTTGACGGTGAAGTCCGACGACGTCGAAGGTCGTACGAAGATCTACGAATCGATGGTCAAGGGCGAAAACACGTTGGAAGCCGGCACGCCCGCCAGCTTTGACGTGTTGACCAATGAAATCCGCGGCCTGGCGTTGAACATGCAGCTGGAGAAACGCCCGATCTGA
- a CDS encoding sulfatase-like hydrolase/transferase, whose product MSPRTWLIAFLAVGSVPVVTPVLCSAADRTIDGDGPVDPVFNRAPLAAKPYSELPLGSIQPCGWLRDELQRMADGMTGHLDQWYPEVCGDRNAWLGGDGDTWERGPYWIDGLYPLAKLLDDRDLEAKAMRWIEWTLANQRESGQIGPYGIKSADRTVPPPRGAQVLKPDDWWPRMVMLKILQQHYMATGDPRVIESLTRYFRFQLSELPKRPLHDPDNPASGSWWAAQRGGDNLMVVLWLYNVTGDAFLLELADLIHQQTVPVTDWFSPGVDNMIRRRGDQGDALHCVNLAQMMKTPVIRWQQDQDDRHLAAVANAFADIRTFHGQPHGLYGGDEAMHGDAPERGSELCTAVEMMYSLEKMFEITGDVSFGDRLEKIAFNALPTQCTDDHHARQYFQQTNQVQCTFGSRDFFNDHGDRVVYGLVSGYPCCTCNLHQGWPKFAQHLWMASADGGLAAVAYAPSVVTTRVDGNRSVTLSTDTGYPFHSDVAIDVSVDSGAVSFPLHVRIPAWAEGAQVRVNEGAMQSVDAGTMHVLARRWESGDRVELHFPMPLRSTTWFARSKAIERGPLVFALDVPARWDEVVQPRPDGVPETAMHRGYREAHPTQRWNYALPGAVVNQPDANVQVDVADSIPDNPWTSETAPVRLTTVGIRLSEWTVHRNSAAVPPLSPVDLPKDFQRDEIALIPYGATTLRVTEFPWVRNADASLAFTPDQWKFSRAFASYTHPNNTADAVRMPIQPVSSSDKSRPRWTSWPQRGQDQWIEIRFDGPRELRSLGVYFYDDQRGIRPPGNWTVQTDDGDGWKDVTLPAGATYTAKADQYNDVDLGGIVTRAVRLSLQPSGTDKCIGVMDVRVDSRPADPSSASKEDSQAGATSADPRPNFVFLITDDISPDDLSIYGNDFVSTPNLKRLADRGLVFDNAYLTISSCSPSRCSMITGRYPHNTGASELHLTLPDDQTTFVQLLRDAGYHTMISGKNHMAPPQQLGFVESSDAKPAGAEKWVQHLRNRPADRPFFAWFASHDAHRAFEITDDAPVYDPQQVQVPPMMFDGPETRAELAGFYHEVSRTDHFLGKVMDELQRQGIAENTYLVYCSDNGRPFPRCKTYLYDSGIQTPLVVAGPGVAVGRTESLVSSIDYAGTFLELAGLEHPDTVQGVSLVDVFQDPDARVRDVAFAERNWHVYQNHQRAVRAGDWLYIWNAWPDRYSVAGESSSYVFAAVRELWQAAERGKLNDAQALLTLPQQPAEMLFNVRNDPCQFDNLADEARYAETLGTMRQLFRQWERETGDCVPQHPTPDRQSLHKGGGGNTERGQQPGQANGAMKINAAGPVWID is encoded by the coding sequence ATGTCCCCCCGAACTTGGTTGATTGCGTTTCTTGCCGTCGGGTCCGTTCCAGTCGTCACGCCGGTGTTGTGTTCCGCGGCGGATCGGACGATCGACGGCGATGGCCCGGTTGATCCCGTCTTCAATCGTGCGCCGCTTGCGGCCAAGCCGTACAGCGAATTGCCGCTTGGTTCGATCCAGCCATGTGGCTGGCTGCGCGATGAATTGCAGCGGATGGCCGATGGGATGACCGGTCACCTGGACCAGTGGTATCCCGAAGTCTGTGGCGATCGCAACGCGTGGCTGGGAGGCGACGGGGACACGTGGGAGCGCGGTCCGTACTGGATCGATGGTTTGTATCCACTGGCCAAATTGTTGGACGACCGTGATTTGGAAGCCAAGGCGATGCGGTGGATCGAATGGACGTTGGCCAACCAGCGTGAAAGCGGCCAGATCGGTCCTTACGGAATCAAGTCCGCCGATCGCACCGTGCCGCCGCCACGCGGTGCGCAAGTGTTGAAGCCGGATGATTGGTGGCCGCGGATGGTGATGTTGAAGATCTTGCAACAACACTACATGGCCACCGGCGACCCACGAGTGATCGAAAGCTTGACGCGGTACTTTCGTTTTCAATTAAGCGAGCTTCCCAAACGACCGTTGCACGATCCCGACAATCCGGCCAGCGGGTCATGGTGGGCCGCCCAACGTGGCGGCGACAATTTAATGGTCGTGTTGTGGTTGTACAACGTGACCGGCGATGCGTTCTTGTTGGAACTGGCCGATCTGATCCATCAACAAACCGTCCCCGTGACGGATTGGTTTTCGCCGGGCGTGGACAACATGATTCGTCGCCGCGGTGACCAGGGGGACGCGCTGCACTGTGTCAACTTGGCCCAGATGATGAAGACGCCGGTGATCCGTTGGCAACAGGACCAAGACGACCGTCACCTTGCTGCGGTGGCCAACGCGTTTGCCGACATACGCACGTTCCACGGCCAACCGCATGGGCTGTACGGTGGCGACGAAGCGATGCATGGCGATGCACCGGAGCGTGGCAGTGAGCTGTGCACGGCGGTGGAGATGATGTATTCGCTGGAGAAGATGTTTGAGATCACCGGTGACGTTTCATTCGGCGATCGTTTGGAAAAGATCGCGTTCAACGCGTTGCCAACACAGTGCACCGACGACCATCACGCGAGACAGTACTTCCAGCAAACCAATCAGGTGCAGTGTACGTTCGGATCTCGTGATTTTTTCAATGACCACGGCGATCGAGTCGTTTATGGGCTGGTCAGTGGTTATCCGTGTTGTACTTGTAATCTGCACCAGGGCTGGCCCAAGTTTGCACAGCACTTGTGGATGGCATCGGCCGATGGCGGGCTGGCCGCGGTCGCTTATGCGCCGTCGGTGGTGACAACTCGGGTCGATGGCAATCGTTCGGTGACGCTTTCAACGGACACCGGGTACCCGTTCCACTCGGACGTCGCGATCGACGTAAGTGTCGACAGCGGTGCGGTGTCGTTTCCGCTGCACGTTCGCATTCCCGCGTGGGCCGAAGGTGCGCAGGTCCGCGTCAATGAGGGGGCGATGCAATCGGTCGACGCAGGCACGATGCACGTGCTTGCGCGACGCTGGGAATCGGGCGACCGCGTGGAATTGCATTTCCCCATGCCGCTGCGCAGTACCACTTGGTTTGCGCGATCCAAGGCGATCGAACGCGGGCCGTTGGTGTTCGCCCTGGATGTCCCGGCCCGGTGGGATGAAGTGGTTCAGCCGCGACCCGATGGGGTTCCCGAGACGGCGATGCACCGCGGCTATCGCGAAGCCCACCCGACGCAGCGGTGGAATTATGCGTTACCCGGCGCGGTCGTGAACCAGCCGGACGCCAATGTCCAGGTCGACGTCGCTGATTCGATCCCCGACAACCCGTGGACCAGCGAAACAGCGCCGGTCCGTTTGACGACCGTGGGGATCCGATTGTCCGAGTGGACGGTTCATCGCAACAGCGCCGCGGTGCCACCGCTGAGCCCGGTGGATTTGCCGAAAGATTTCCAGCGTGACGAAATCGCCTTGATTCCTTATGGCGCTACGACGCTGCGTGTGACCGAATTCCCGTGGGTTCGCAACGCGGATGCTTCGCTGGCCTTCACACCGGATCAGTGGAAGTTTTCACGTGCCTTTGCGTCGTACACGCATCCCAACAACACGGCCGACGCGGTGCGGATGCCGATCCAGCCGGTTTCATCGTCCGACAAGTCGCGGCCGCGTTGGACCAGTTGGCCGCAACGTGGCCAGGATCAATGGATCGAAATTCGTTTCGATGGTCCCAGGGAATTGCGATCCTTGGGCGTCTATTTTTATGACGATCAACGCGGGATTCGTCCGCCCGGCAATTGGACCGTGCAAACCGACGACGGTGATGGATGGAAAGACGTTACGTTGCCGGCGGGTGCGACGTACACGGCCAAGGCGGATCAGTACAACGACGTCGACTTGGGCGGCATCGTGACCAGGGCGGTTCGTTTGTCATTGCAGCCGTCCGGTACAGACAAATGCATCGGAGTGATGGACGTTCGCGTCGACAGTCGTCCGGCCGACCCGTCATCGGCATCAAAAGAAGACTCGCAGGCCGGGGCAACGTCGGCCGACCCGCGCCCGAACTTTGTGTTCTTGATCACCGACGACATCAGCCCGGATGACCTGAGTATTTACGGCAACGACTTTGTGTCGACGCCGAACCTGAAGCGGCTGGCCGATCGTGGGCTGGTGTTTGACAACGCCTATTTGACGATCAGTTCTTGTTCGCCAAGTCGATGCAGCATGATCACCGGTCGGTATCCGCATAACACCGGCGCCTCGGAGTTGCACCTGACGTTGCCGGACGATCAAACCACGTTCGTCCAGTTGCTGCGCGATGCCGGTTATCACACGATGATCTCGGGCAAGAACCACATGGCGCCGCCACAACAGTTGGGGTTCGTCGAATCCAGTGACGCCAAGCCCGCCGGGGCGGAAAAGTGGGTTCAGCACTTGCGGAACCGTCCCGCCGATCGGCCGTTCTTCGCCTGGTTCGCTTCGCATGATGCCCACCGGGCGTTCGAGATCACCGACGACGCGCCGGTATACGATCCCCAGCAAGTGCAGGTGCCGCCGATGATGTTCGACGGTCCGGAAACGCGGGCCGAGCTGGCCGGCTTTTATCACGAAGTCAGTCGGACGGATCACTTCTTGGGCAAGGTCATGGACGAACTGCAGCGTCAGGGCATCGCCGAGAATACCTACCTGGTGTATTGCAGCGACAACGGTCGGCCGTTTCCCCGGTGCAAGACGTATCTGTATGACAGCGGCATTCAAACCCCTTTGGTCGTCGCGGGCCCCGGGGTCGCCGTCGGACGGACCGAGTCGTTGGTCAGCTCGATCGACTATGCGGGAACGTTTTTGGAATTGGCGGGGCTGGAGCATCCGGACACCGTTCAGGGCGTCAGTCTGGTGGACGTGTTCCAGGATCCCGACGCTCGCGTGCGTGACGTGGCGTTTGCCGAAAGAAACTGGCACGTTTACCAGAACCACCAACGCGCCGTTCGTGCGGGCGATTGGTTGTACATTTGGAACGCTTGGCCGGACCGATACAGCGTCGCCGGAGAGAGTTCGTCGTACGTGTTTGCCGCGGTCCGCGAACTTTGGCAGGCGGCCGAGCGCGGCAAGCTGAACGACGCCCAGGCCCTGCTGACCCTGCCCCAACAGCCGGCGGAGATGCTGTTCAACGTTCGCAACGATCCCTGCCAATTCGACAACTTGGCCGACGAAGCTCGCTATGCCGAAACCCTGGGCACGATGCGACAGCTGTTTCGTCAGTGGGAGCGTGAGACCGGTGACTGTGTGCCGCAGCACCCCACGCCCGACCGGCAATCGCTTCACAAAGGCGGCGGTGGGAACACCGAACGAGGTCAACAGCCGGGGCAGGCCAACGGCGCGATGAAGATCAATGCGGCGGGCCCGGTATGGATCGACTGA